In a genomic window of Streptococcus oralis:
- the pknB gene encoding Stk1 family PASTA domain-containing Ser/Thr kinase translates to MIQIGKIFAGRYRIVKQIGRGGMADVYLAKDLILDGEEVAVKVLRTNYQTDPIAVARFQREARAMADLDHPHIVRITDIGEEDGQQYLAMEYVAGLDLKRYIKEHYPLSNEEAVRIMGQILLAMRLAHTRGIVHRDLKPQNILLTPDGTAKVTDFGIAVAFAETSLTQTNSMLGSVHYLSPEQARGSKATFQSDIYAMGIIFYEMLTGHIPYDGDSAVTIALQHFQKPLPSVIAENPSVPQALENVVIKATAKKLSDRYQSVSEMYVDLSTSLSYNRRNEPKLVFDDASKADTKTLPKVPQSTLTSIPKAPAQEERPQPKKSTQPVAEPAPAPKPAKKRKFKARYMILLASLLLVAASLVWILSRTPATIPIPDVAGQTVAEAKEALKKSKFEAGEEKSEASDTVAEGRVIRTDPEAGSGRKEGTKVNLIVSSGKQSFQLSNYVGRKYTEVVAELKEKKVPENLIKMEEEESNESEPGIVLRQTPASGSTYDLSKATTITLTVAKKVTSVSMPNYIGSSLEFTKNNLTQIVGVKEANIEVVEVSTAPEGTAEGTVVSQTPRAGEQVDLASTRIKLSIYKPKTPPSTSSSNPAQRGNQGSPTSPNQGNQQGNQQGNTPSSSSSNSEGTHESSRD, encoded by the coding sequence ATGATCCAAATCGGCAAGATTTTTGCCGGGCGGTATCGGATTGTCAAGCAGATTGGTCGAGGAGGCATGGCAGATGTATACTTGGCCAAGGATTTGATCCTAGACGGGGAAGAAGTTGCAGTGAAGGTCCTGAGGACCAACTACCAGACGGACCCGATTGCTGTGGCACGTTTCCAGCGTGAAGCGAGAGCCATGGCGGATCTGGACCATCCTCATATCGTTCGGATAACAGATATTGGTGAGGAAGATGGTCAACAGTACCTAGCTATGGAATACGTAGCAGGCCTTGACCTCAAGCGTTATATCAAAGAACACTATCCTCTTTCAAATGAAGAAGCAGTTCGGATCATGGGGCAAATCCTCTTGGCCATGCGCTTAGCCCATACTCGAGGAATTGTTCACCGGGATTTGAAACCTCAAAATATCCTCTTGACACCTGACGGCACAGCTAAGGTCACGGACTTTGGGATTGCTGTAGCCTTTGCGGAGACTAGTCTGACCCAGACCAACTCAATGTTAGGCTCTGTTCATTATTTGTCACCTGAGCAAGCACGTGGATCTAAAGCGACCTTCCAGAGTGATATCTATGCAATGGGGATTATCTTCTATGAAATGCTGACTGGTCATATTCCTTACGATGGGGATAGTGCAGTTACGATTGCTCTCCAGCATTTCCAGAAGCCACTTCCGTCCGTCATAGCTGAAAATCCATCTGTCCCTCAGGCTTTAGAAAATGTTGTCATCAAGGCAACTGCTAAGAAGCTGTCAGATCGTTATCAGTCTGTTTCAGAAATGTATGTGGACTTGTCAACTAGCTTGTCTTATAATCGTCGGAATGAACCGAAATTGGTCTTTGACGATGCGAGTAAGGCAGACACTAAGACTTTACCTAAAGTTCCACAAAGTACACTGACATCGATTCCTAAAGCTCCGGCGCAAGAAGAACGCCCTCAACCAAAGAAATCAACTCAACCAGTCGCAGAGCCAGCTCCAGCGCCAAAGCCTGCCAAGAAACGGAAGTTTAAGGCTCGCTATATGATTCTTTTGGCCAGTCTTCTATTGGTTGCAGCCTCTTTGGTCTGGATTTTGTCAAGAACACCAGCAACGATTCCTATTCCTGACGTAGCCGGACAAACTGTTGCAGAGGCTAAGGAAGCTCTTAAAAAATCCAAGTTTGAAGCCGGTGAAGAAAAGTCAGAGGCCAGCGATACAGTAGCAGAAGGACGAGTTATTCGAACGGATCCAGAAGCTGGTAGCGGCCGAAAAGAAGGAACCAAGGTCAATTTGATTGTTTCTTCTGGTAAGCAATCCTTCCAATTGAGCAATTATGTCGGACGTAAGTATACGGAAGTTGTAGCTGAACTCAAGGAGAAGAAGGTTCCTGAAAATCTAATCAAGATGGAAGAGGAAGAATCCAATGAAAGCGAACCTGGAATCGTCCTCAGACAGACCCCTGCTTCGGGTTCGACCTATGATCTCTCAAAAGCCACTACGATTACCTTAACAGTAGCTAAGAAGGTGACTAGTGTCAGCATGCCGAACTACATCGGTTCAAGTCTCGAGTTTACAAAGAATAACTTGACTCAGATTGTCGGTGTGAAGGAAGCAAATATTGAGGTTGTTGAAGTATCGACTGCTCCTGAAGGAACGGCAGAAGGAACTGTTGTCAGTCAAACGCCAAGAGCAGGAGAACAGGTTGATCTTGCAAGTACGCGTATCAAACTTTCCATCTACAAACCAAAAACACCACCATCAACTTCATCCTCTAATCCTGCCCAACGTGGGAACCAAGGTTCTCCTACAAGTCCAAACCAGGGGAACCAACAAGGAAATCAACAAGGGAATACTCCTTCTAGCAGTTCATCCAATAGTGAAGGAACTCACGAGAGTTCTCGAGATTAG
- the fmt gene encoding methionyl-tRNA formyltransferase — protein MTKLIFMGTPDFSATVLKGLLTDDSYEILAVVTQPDRAVGRKKVIQETPVKQAAKEAGLPIYQPEKLSGSPEMEAIMKLGADGIVTAAFGQFLPSKLLDSMDFAVNVHASLLPKHRGGAPIHYALIQGDEEAGVTIMEMVKEMDAGDMISRRSIPITDEDNVGTLFEKLAIVGRDLLLDTLPAYIAGEIKPVPQDQSQVTFSPNIKPEEEKLDWNKTNRQLFNQIRGMNPWPVAHTFLKGDRFKIYEALPVEGQGAPGEILSIGKKQLIVAAAEGALSLKQVQPAGKPKMDIASFLNGVGRTLTVGERFGD, from the coding sequence ATGACAAAACTAATCTTTATGGGGACACCCGACTTTTCAGCGACAGTCTTAAAAGGACTTTTGACAGATGATAGTTACGAGATTCTAGCTGTTGTGACCCAGCCAGACCGCGCTGTCGGACGTAAAAAAGTCATCCAAGAAACCCCAGTCAAGCAGGCTGCCAAAGAAGCAGGCCTTCCTATCTACCAGCCTGAAAAATTATCTGGAAGTCCAGAGATGGAAGCCATTATGAAGCTAGGAGCGGATGGGATTGTGACCGCTGCTTTTGGACAATTTCTCCCAAGTAAACTCCTTGATAGCATGGATTTTGCGGTCAATGTTCACGCTTCCCTCCTTCCAAAACACCGTGGTGGTGCACCCATTCATTATGCCTTGATTCAAGGGGATGAAGAAGCTGGTGTGACCATTATGGAGATGGTTAAGGAAATGGATGCAGGAGATATGATTTCTCGTCGCAGTATTCCTATCACTGATGAGGACAATGTCGGCACCTTGTTTGAGAAATTAGCCATTGTTGGTCGTGACTTGCTTTTGGACACCCTGCCTGCCTATATTGCTGGGGAGATTAAGCCTGTGCCTCAGGACCAAAGCCAGGTCACTTTCTCGCCAAATATCAAGCCAGAGGAAGAAAAGTTGGACTGGAATAAGACTAACCGTCAACTCTTTAACCAAATCAGAGGGATGAATCCATGGCCTGTTGCCCACACTTTCCTTAAAGGCGATCGCTTTAAGATTTATGAAGCCCTGCCAGTAGAAGGTCAGGGAGCTCCAGGTGAGATCCTCTCTATTGGCAAGAAACAATTAATCGTTGCAGCGGCTGAAGGAGCTCTATCTCTCAAGCAAGTGCAGCCAGCTGGGAAGCCCAAGATGGACATTGCTTCCTTCCTCAACGGAGTTGGACGGACACTGACTGTAGGAGAACGATTTGGTGACTAA
- a CDS encoding threonine/serine exporter family protein: protein MDESRELNAVIDVIMLAGTILLKSGSEIHRVEDTMIRIAHSQGIMDCNVLAMPAAIFFSIENTNISRMKRVTSSSYNIEKVCDVNQVSRELVGGQIDLSTAFKKLKEIGNQPLPYTKFQVTVAATLSAPFFSIMFGGNVYDAFGAAIATLFGFAFSLYVEKFVRIPFVTAFAGAFVFGLIAQFWARYTGFPSTADLIIAGAVMPFVPGIALTNAVRDIMTNHINSGMSKMFESLLITLALGAGTSVALVLMT from the coding sequence ATGGACGAATCGAGAGAGTTGAATGCCGTCATTGATGTGATTATGCTAGCAGGAACCATTCTCCTGAAAAGTGGATCAGAGATTCATCGGGTTGAGGATACGATGATCCGTATTGCCCATTCGCAAGGAATAATGGATTGCAATGTTCTTGCCATGCCCGCAGCTATTTTCTTCTCTATTGAAAATACCAATATTTCTCGGATGAAACGGGTGACCTCATCCTCTTATAACATTGAAAAAGTTTGCGATGTAAACCAAGTATCACGGGAGCTTGTGGGCGGGCAGATTGATCTCTCGACAGCCTTTAAAAAGCTGAAAGAAATCGGCAATCAACCCCTTCCTTATACCAAGTTCCAAGTGACTGTAGCAGCGACCCTCAGTGCCCCTTTCTTCTCGATTATGTTTGGGGGCAATGTTTATGACGCTTTTGGTGCGGCTATTGCGACTTTATTTGGATTTGCCTTCTCTCTCTACGTCGAGAAGTTTGTCCGCATTCCTTTTGTAACGGCCTTTGCGGGTGCCTTTGTTTTCGGATTGATCGCCCAGTTCTGGGCCCGCTATACAGGATTTCCTTCGACAGCAGACCTGATTATAGCAGGAGCGGTCATGCCCTTTGTTCCAGGGATTGCTCTGACAAATGCGGTACGGGATATCATGACCAACCATATCAACTCTGGTATGAGCAAGATGTTTGAATCTCTGCTCATTACCCTCGCTTTAGGGGCCGGCACTTCAGTCGCCCTGGTTTTGATGACATAA
- a CDS encoding threonine/serine exporter family protein, translating into MTLTSILLQAVASLLAIITFLIVLNVQRSMLLPGGILGMGVWLLYLVLKEPTNVIIATFIAAVIGSCISQILSIVYKTPAVVFVLAILAPLVPGYLSYRTTAFFVTGDYSHAIASATLVVMLALVISIGMASGTVILKLYYYIRKQRGISS; encoded by the coding sequence ATGACTCTAACAAGTATTTTGCTCCAAGCAGTGGCGAGTTTACTCGCTATTATCACCTTTTTAATCGTACTGAATGTTCAACGCTCCATGCTTCTACCTGGTGGTATTTTGGGAATGGGCGTTTGGCTCCTCTATCTCGTCCTCAAAGAGCCAACCAATGTTATTATCGCGACCTTTATCGCAGCAGTAATTGGCTCTTGCATCAGTCAGATTTTAAGTATTGTCTATAAGACACCAGCGGTGGTTTTTGTCTTGGCTATTCTTGCCCCCTTGGTGCCAGGTTATTTATCCTATCGGACGACAGCCTTCTTTGTGACAGGCGATTACAGCCATGCTATTGCCAGCGCGACTTTGGTGGTTATGTTAGCCCTTGTTATTTCTATTGGAATGGCAAGTGGAACGGTAATTCTAAAGCTTTATTACTACATCCGCAAACAACGAGGAATCTCTTCCTAA
- a CDS encoding Stp1/IreP family PP2C-type Ser/Thr phosphatase — protein MEIALLTDVGQKRTNNQDYVNHFVNRAGRTMIILADGMGGHRAGNIASEMAVTDLGVAWVDTQIDSVNEVREWFAHYLEIENQKIHQLGQDEAYRGMGTTLEAVAFIDNQAIYAHIGDSRIGLIRGEEYHQLTSDHSLVNELLKAGQLTPEEAETHPQKNIITQSIGQKDEIQPDFGMITLESGDYLLLNSDGLTNMISASEIYDIVTSDISLADKAATLIRFANNAGGLDNITVALVYMNEEAAE, from the coding sequence ATGGAAATAGCATTATTAACAGATGTTGGTCAGAAACGGACAAATAATCAGGACTATGTCAATCACTTTGTCAACCGAGCAGGACGCACTATGATCATCTTGGCTGACGGGATGGGAGGGCACCGTGCAGGAAATATCGCTAGTGAGATGGCGGTAACAGACCTTGGTGTGGCTTGGGTGGATACCCAAATTGACTCAGTCAATGAAGTTCGTGAGTGGTTTGCCCACTACCTGGAGATTGAAAATCAAAAAATTCATCAACTAGGTCAGGACGAAGCCTACAGAGGTATGGGAACAACGCTAGAAGCTGTTGCGTTTATTGACAACCAAGCCATCTATGCTCATATTGGAGATTCTCGTATCGGTTTGATTCGTGGAGAAGAATACCACCAGTTGACGAGTGACCATTCCTTGGTTAATGAATTGCTCAAGGCTGGTCAATTGACTCCAGAAGAAGCAGAAACTCACCCTCAAAAGAATATCATCACCCAGTCTATCGGACAAAAAGATGAAATCCAGCCAGATTTTGGGATGATTACACTGGAGTCAGGAGATTATCTCTTGCTCAATAGTGATGGTTTGACCAATATGATTTCGGCAAGCGAGATTTATGATATCGTAACCAGCGATATTTCCCTAGCAGACAAGGCGGCAACCCTCATTCGCTTCGCTAACAATGCAGGAGGTTTAGACAACATTACGGTTGCCCTTGTTTACATGAACGAGGAGGCAGCAGAATGA
- a CDS encoding hydroxymethylglutaryl-CoA synthase gives MTIGIDKIGFATSQYVLKLQDLAEARGVDPEKFSKGLLLNEISIAPLTEDIVTLAASASNSILTDKEKEEIDMVIVATESGIDQSKAAAVFVHGLLGIQPFARSFEIKEACYGATAALHYAKLHVENSPESKVLVIASDIAKYGVGTPGEPTQGAGSVAMLITQNPRIMAFNNDNVAQTRDIMDFWRPNYSSTPYVNGMYSTQQYLDCLTTTWDEYKKRYDWTMDDFAAICFHLPYPKLALKGLRKMIDKTLSKEKQDSLQENFDKSILYSQMIGNIYTGSLFLGLLSLLENAETLKAGDKIALYSYGSGAVSEFFSGELVEGYETYLDKDRLSKLKQRTALSVVDYEKVFFEEVQLDESGSAQFAGYEHQDYALVEIVDHQRRYSKVEK, from the coding sequence ATGACAATCGGTATTGATAAGATTGGTTTTGCGACCAGTCAATATGTCTTGAAATTACAAGACTTAGCAGAAGCGAGGGGAGTTGACCCCGAAAAATTTAGCAAGGGACTCTTGTTAAATGAAATTAGTATTGCGCCACTGACTGAGGACATTGTTACCTTGGCAGCTAGTGCAAGCAACTCTATTCTAACAGACAAAGAAAAAGAAGAAATCGATATGGTCATCGTGGCGACTGAGTCAGGGATTGACCAGAGTAAGGCAGCGGCAGTCTTTGTTCATGGTCTATTAGGCATTCAGCCTTTCGCCCGTAGCTTTGAAATCAAAGAAGCCTGCTATGGAGCGACAGCTGCCCTTCATTATGCCAAGTTGCATGTAGAAAATTCTCCAGAGTCTAAGGTTTTGGTCATTGCCAGTGATATTGCCAAGTATGGTGTGGGAACTCCGGGCGAACCAACTCAGGGTGCTGGAAGTGTGGCGATGTTGATCACCCAAAATCCGCGCATCATGGCCTTTAACAATGATAACGTTGCTCAAACGCGTGACATCATGGATTTCTGGCGTCCGAACTACTCAAGCACTCCTTATGTAAACGGCATGTACTCGACCCAACAGTATCTTGATTGCCTGACAACGACTTGGGATGAATATAAGAAACGCTATGATTGGACTATGGATGACTTTGCGGCTATCTGCTTCCACTTGCCTTATCCTAAGTTAGCCCTAAAAGGTTTGCGCAAGATGATAGACAAAACTTTGTCTAAAGAAAAACAGGATAGTTTGCAAGAAAACTTTGATAAGTCCATTCTCTACAGTCAGATGATTGGGAATATCTATACAGGTTCCCTCTTCCTCGGCCTTCTCTCCCTTTTGGAAAATGCAGAGACTTTGAAGGCTGGAGATAAAATTGCCCTCTACAGTTACGGAAGTGGCGCGGTTTCAGAGTTCTTTAGTGGCGAATTGGTCGAAGGTTATGAAACTTACCTTGATAAGGATCGCTTGAGTAAACTCAAACAACGTACAGCATTGTCTGTTGTAGACTATGAAAAAGTCTTCTTCGAAGAGGTGCAGTTGGATGAGTCTGGCTCAGCCCAATTTGCAGGCTATGAACATCAAGACTATGCCTTGGTTGAAATTGTCGACCACCAACGCCGATATAGCAAGGTTGAAAAATAA
- a CDS encoding LacI family DNA-binding transcriptional regulator, with product MVAKLTDVAKLAGVSPTTVSRVINKKGYLSEKTILKVNEAMRELGYKPNNLARSLQGKSAKLIGLIFPNISNVFYAELIDKLEHQLFKNGYKTIICNSEHDSKKEREYIEMLEANQVDGIISGSHNLGIEDYNRVTAPIISFDRNLSPDIPVVSSDNYGGGVLAAQTLVKTGAQSIIMITGNDNSNSPTGLRHAGFASVLPKAPIINVSSDFSPVRKEMEIKNILTHQKPDAIFASDDLTAILVIKIAQELGISVPEELKVIGYDGTYFIENYYPHLTTIKQPMKEIAHLTVDLLLQKIEGKEVATTGYFLPVTLLPGKSI from the coding sequence ATGGTCGCAAAACTAACTGATGTCGCAAAACTTGCTGGTGTCAGCCCTACTACCGTTTCTCGGGTTATCAATAAAAAAGGTTATCTGTCTGAAAAAACCATTCTCAAGGTCAATGAAGCCATGAGAGAATTGGGCTATAAGCCCAACAATTTAGCTCGTAGCCTCCAAGGAAAATCAGCTAAGTTGATTGGCTTAATTTTCCCAAATATTTCCAATGTTTTCTATGCAGAATTGATTGATAAGTTGGAACACCAACTCTTTAAAAATGGATACAAGACCATCATCTGTAACAGCGAGCACGACTCTAAGAAGGAACGGGAGTACATCGAAATGCTAGAGGCCAATCAGGTCGACGGTATCATTTCTGGTAGTCATAACTTGGGAATTGAAGACTACAATCGTGTAACAGCGCCAATCATTTCCTTTGACCGAAACTTGTCTCCAGACATTCCTGTTGTCTCCTCTGACAACTACGGTGGCGGGGTTCTCGCTGCCCAAACCTTGGTCAAGACAGGTGCCCAGTCTATTATCATGATTACAGGGAATGACAATTCCAATTCGCCTACTGGACTGCGTCATGCTGGTTTTGCCTCTGTACTCCCAAAAGCGCCTATTATCAATGTTTCGAGTGACTTTTCTCCCGTCAGAAAGGAAATGGAAATCAAGAATATCTTGACTCATCAGAAACCAGATGCTATCTTTGCTTCAGATGATCTGACAGCCATCTTGGTTATCAAAATAGCTCAGGAACTGGGAATCTCTGTTCCTGAAGAGCTCAAAGTCATCGGCTATGATGGGACCTACTTTATCGAGAACTACTACCCTCACCTGACAACGATTAAGCAACCTATGAAAGAGATTGCCCACCTCACTGTCGATCTTCTCTTACAGAAGATTGAAGGCAAAGAGGTCGCGACAACCGGTTACTTTTTACCAGTCACCCTATTACCAGGAAAAAGTATTTAA
- the rsmB gene encoding 16S rRNA (cytosine(967)-C(5))-methyltransferase RsmB: MTKVETARNLALAVLEDVFVNQAYSNIALNKHLKGSQLSAADKGLVTEIVYGTVARKLTLEWYLSHFIEDRDKLDNWLYILLLLSAYQLRYLDKIPSHAVVNEAVELAKARKKGSEKLVNAVLRRILREGWPDIDSIKRKNKRDSIAYSLPVWLVSKLKEEYGEERAQAIFKSLLVRNKASIRVADLSRKEEIKALLEATDSPLAATGLVKEQGHFAGHDLFAEGAITIQDESSQLVAPTLDLQGHEQVLDACAAPGGKTAHMASYLTSGKVTALDLYDHKLDLIQENAERLGVADQVQTQKLDARKVHEFFGRDSFDKILVDAPCSGIGLLRRKPDIKYNKETADFTSLQEIQLEILGSVCQTLRKGGIITYSTCTIVSEENFQVVEAFLESHPEFEQVKLEHECKDILKDGCILITPELYGSDGFFISQFRKISE; the protein is encoded by the coding sequence GTGACTAAAGTAGAAACGGCTAGAAATCTAGCTCTAGCAGTGTTAGAGGATGTTTTTGTCAATCAAGCATACTCCAATATTGCTTTAAATAAACACCTCAAAGGGAGTCAACTCTCAGCAGCAGACAAGGGCTTGGTGACAGAGATTGTTTACGGAACGGTAGCCCGAAAACTCACTCTGGAATGGTACCTGTCCCACTTTATCGAAGACCGAGATAAGCTAGATAACTGGCTCTATATTCTGCTCCTCCTGAGCGCCTACCAACTTCGGTATCTGGATAAGATTCCTAGTCACGCTGTAGTCAATGAAGCGGTAGAGCTAGCAAAAGCCCGTAAAAAAGGCAGTGAGAAATTAGTCAACGCCGTCCTTCGTCGTATCTTGCGAGAAGGCTGGCCAGACATTGACAGTATCAAACGCAAAAACAAGCGTGATTCCATTGCTTATTCTCTCCCAGTTTGGCTCGTGTCTAAACTCAAGGAAGAATACGGTGAAGAGCGAGCACAAGCCATCTTTAAAAGTCTCTTGGTGCGCAACAAAGCCAGTATCCGTGTAGCTGATTTGAGCCGAAAAGAGGAAATCAAAGCTTTGTTAGAAGCGACCGATTCCCCTTTGGCGGCCACTGGTCTGGTCAAGGAGCAAGGCCACTTTGCAGGACATGATTTGTTCGCAGAAGGGGCTATAACCATCCAAGACGAGTCCAGTCAACTGGTTGCTCCGACTCTTGATCTACAAGGCCATGAACAGGTCCTGGATGCCTGTGCTGCTCCGGGTGGGAAAACAGCCCATATGGCCTCTTACCTCACATCCGGTAAGGTGACGGCTTTGGATCTTTATGATCATAAGTTGGACTTGATCCAAGAAAATGCGGAGCGTTTAGGAGTAGCAGATCAAGTGCAAACGCAAAAATTGGATGCCAGAAAAGTGCATGAGTTTTTCGGTCGGGACTCTTTTGATAAGATTTTAGTAGATGCTCCCTGTTCTGGAATTGGACTTTTACGCCGCAAACCAGACATCAAATACAATAAAGAAACGGCAGATTTCACGTCCTTACAGGAAATTCAGCTGGAAATATTAGGTAGTGTTTGTCAAACGCTACGAAAAGGTGGTATAATAACTTATAGTACCTGTACTATTGTCTCTGAGGAGAACTTTCAAGTCGTTGAGGCGTTTTTAGAAAGTCATCCCGAGTTCGAGCAGGTTAAACTAGAACACGAATGCAAGGATATCCTGAAAGATGGCTGCATCCTGATCACTCCTGAATTGTATGGAAGTGATGGATTCTTTATCAGCCAATTTCGCAAGATATCAGAATAG
- a CDS encoding hydroxymethylglutaryl-CoA reductase, degradative, with amino-acid sequence MKISWNGFSKKSYHERLELLKAQALLSPEKQTSLEQDEQVSLAVADQLSENVVGTFSLPYSIIPELLVNGQDYTVPYVTEEPSVVAAASYASKIIKRSGGFNAQVHQRQMIGQVALYQVADPEQAQEKIASKKAELLELANQAYPSIVKRGGGASDLHVEQIKGETDFLVVYLHVDTQEAMGANILNTMLEALKPVLEELSQGQSLMGILSNYATDSLVTASCRIAFRYLSPQRDQGREIAEKISLASQFAQADPYRAATHNKGIFNGIDAILIATGNDWRAIEAGAHAFASRDGRYQGLSQWTLDMEREELVGEMTLPMPVATKGGSIGLNPRVALSHELLGNPSAKELAQIVVSIGLAQNFAALKALVSTGIQQGHMKLQAKSLALLAGASETEVAPLVERLIADKTFNLETAQRYLENLRS; translated from the coding sequence ATGAAGATAAGTTGGAATGGATTTTCTAAAAAATCATACCATGAGCGCCTTGAGTTACTGAAAGCTCAGGCGCTCCTTAGTCCTGAAAAGCAAACCAGTCTGGAGCAGGATGAACAAGTCAGCTTGGCAGTTGCAGACCAGCTGAGTGAGAATGTGGTAGGAACTTTTTCTCTGCCTTATTCCATCATTCCAGAGCTTTTGGTGAACGGTCAGGACTACACAGTTCCCTATGTGACAGAAGAACCGTCTGTGGTTGCTGCGGCCAGCTATGCTAGTAAAATCATCAAACGGTCAGGTGGCTTTAATGCTCAGGTTCATCAGCGCCAGATGATTGGTCAGGTAGCCCTTTATCAAGTTGCTGATCCTGAACAAGCGCAAGAGAAGATTGCCAGCAAGAAAGCCGAACTCTTGGAACTTGCCAATCAAGCCTATCCTTCTATCGTCAAACGTGGTGGCGGAGCGAGTGATTTGCATGTAGAGCAGATCAAAGGAGAAACAGACTTTCTCGTTGTTTATCTCCATGTCGATACTCAGGAAGCCATGGGAGCCAATATTCTCAACACCATGCTGGAAGCTTTGAAACCAGTCTTAGAAGAACTCAGTCAAGGACAGAGTCTTATGGGAATTTTGTCCAACTACGCGACCGATTCTCTGGTGACAGCAAGCTGTCGTATTGCCTTTCGCTACTTGAGTCCCCAAAGGGACCAAGGACGAGAAATTGCGGAGAAAATATCCTTGGCTAGTCAGTTTGCGCAGGCTGATCCTTACCGAGCAGCTACTCATAATAAAGGGATTTTTAACGGTATCGATGCCATTTTGATTGCTACTGGTAATGACTGGCGTGCCATCGAAGCTGGTGCCCATGCCTTTGCCAGTCGAGATGGACGCTATCAAGGTCTTAGTCAATGGACGCTGGACATGGAAAGAGAAGAATTGGTCGGTGAGATGACCCTGCCCATGCCGGTAGCGACCAAGGGCGGCTCTATCGGTCTCAACCCTCGTGTAGCCCTCAGTCATGAACTACTAGGGAATCCTTCTGCCAAGGAATTGGCCCAGATTGTCGTGTCTATCGGTCTTGCCCAAAACTTTGCGGCCCTCAAAGCCTTGGTCAGTACGGGCATCCAGCAAGGTCACATGAAATTGCAAGCCAAATCCTTAGCTCTCCTAGCTGGTGCTAGTGAGACAGAGGTTGCTCCCCTTGTTGAGCGCCTCATCGCAGATAAAACCTTTAACTTAGAGACAGCCCAGCGCTATCTCGAAAACTTAAGATCATAA